Proteins co-encoded in one Rattus rattus isolate New Zealand chromosome 5, Rrattus_CSIRO_v1, whole genome shotgun sequence genomic window:
- the Siglec1 gene encoding sialoadhesin, with product MCLPILPSCPLRHLTHLRTGMCALLSLLLLASVFTPGQTTWGVSSPKDVQGLTGSCLLIPCIFSFPADVSVPNGITAIWYYDYSGKRQVVIHSGDPKLVDERFRGRAELTGNMDHKVCNLLLKDLKLEDSGTYNFRFEISDGNRWSDVRGTTVTVTNNPSPPTITIPHELREGVEVNVNCSTPYLCLQEEQVSLHWQGQDPTRSVISNFQSLEPTGVYHQTTLHMAPSWQDHRRTLRCQLSLATHSSQKEVYLQVQHAPKGVEILLSSSGRNILPGNLVTLTCRVNSSYPAVSSVEWVKDGVSLTAKGHVLQLSSATWNDSGVYTCQATNNVGSLASPPLSLHVFTAEVKMNPAGPILENETVTLLCSTPKEAPQELRYSWYKNNILLEDAHAPTLHLPTVTRADTGFYFCEVQNTQGSERSGPVSVVVRYPPLTPALTTFLETQAGLVGIFHCSVISEPLATVVLSHGGLTLASSSGENDFNPRFSISSAPNSVRLEIRDLQPADSGEYTCSATNSLGKSMSSLDFHANDPPRKLTFTARLDLDTSGDGDGRRGILLCQVDSDPPAQLRLLHKGHVVATSLPSMCGSRSQRMKVSRASNSLQVEIQKPVLEDEGMYLCEASNTLGNSSVSASFNAKATVVVITPSDTLREGTEASLTCNVTQEVAVSPANFSWFRNGVLWTQGPLETVRLQPLARTDAAVYACRLLTDDGAQLSAPVVLSVQYAPDPPKLSALLDVGQGHMAVFICTVDSYPLAHLSLFRGERLLATSLEPQRPSHGRIQAKATANSLQLEVRELGLEDSGNYHCEATNVLGSANSSLFFQVRGAWVQVSPSPELREGQAVVLSCQVPTGLPEGTSYRWFQDGRPLQESTSSILRIAAISLRQAGAYHCQAQAPDTATASLAAPVSLHVSYTPRHVTLSALLSTGPGRYGHLVCSAQSDPPALLRLFHQNRLVASTLQGPEELASSNPRLHVAVSSNELRLEIQFTELEDGGTYTCEATNTLGQASATTDFDAQAVRVAVWPNATVQEGQQVNLSCLAWSTHQDSLSYTWYKGGQQLLGVRSISLPSVTVSDATSYRCGVGLPGHTPHLSRPVTLDVLYAPRSLQLTYLLESQGRRLALVLCTVDSRPPAQLTLSHGGQLLASSTEASVPNTLRLELQDPKPSDEGLYSCSAQSPLGKVNTSLVLRLEGVRVRMNPSATVPEGEPVTVTCEDPAALSPALYAWFHNGHWLQEGPASSLQFPVTTQAHAGAYFCQVHDTQGTRSSRPASLQILYAPRDAVLSSFRDSRTRHMVVIQCTVDSEPPAELVLSRNSEVLAASRELHSSAPGISHVQAARNALRLQVQDATFGDGNTYVCTARNTLGSISTTHKLLRETDIRVTAEPGLDVPEGTALNLSCHLPGGAQPVGNSSFTWFWNRHLLHSAPVPTLSFTPVVRAQAGLYHCRAELSTGVTTSPPVMLRVLYPPKTPTLTVFVEPQGGHQGILDCRVDSEPLASLTLHLGSQLVASNQPHGAPTQPHIRVTAPPNALRLDIEELGPNNQGEYVCTASNALGSASASAYFGTRALQQLQLFQRLLWVLGFLAGFLGLLLGLGACYSWRKKNSSNLNVNENSAEMATQKDNIQEETVAAV from the exons ATGTGCCTACCCATCCTACCATCCTGCCCTCTCAGGCACCTGACCCACCTGAGAACCGGGATGTGTGCCCTGCTCTCCTTGCTCCTGCTGGCCTCGGTCTTCACACCAG GCCAGACCACGTGGGGTGTCTCCAGTCCCAAGGATGTGCAGGGCTTGACGGGATCTTGCCTGCTCATTCCCTGCATCTTCAGCTTCCCTGCCGATGTATCAGTGCCTAATGGCATCACAGCCATCTGGTACTATGACTACTCGGGCAAACGGCAGGTGGTAATCCACTCAGGGGACCCCAAGCTGGTGGATGAGCGCTTCAGGGGCAGAGCTGAACTGACAGGGAACATGGATCACAAGGTGTGCAACCTGTTGCTCAAAGACCTGAAGCTTGAAGACTCAGGCACCTACAACTTCCGCTTTGAGATCAGTGATGGCAACCGCTGGTCTGATGTCAGAGGCACCACAGTCACTGTGACAA ATAATCCCAGTCCCCCCACTATTACCATCCCACATGAGCTGCGTGAAGGTGTGGAGGTGAACGTCAACTGTTCCACACCGTACCTGTGCCTGCAGGAGGAGCAGGTCAGCCTGCATTGGCAAGGCCAGGACCCCACCCGCTCCGTCATCTCCAACTTCCAGAGCCTCGAGCCCACTGGCGTCTACCACCAGACGACCCTACATATGGCCCCATCCTGGCAGGACCACAGACGGACCCTGCGCTGCCAGCTGTCATTGGCCACACACAGTAGTCAGAAAGAGGTTTATCTACAAGTGCAGC ATGCCCCCAAAGGTGTGGAGATCCTCCTTAGCTCCTCAGGAAGGAACATCCTTCCAGGGAACCTGGTCACGCTCACCTGCCGGGTGAATAGCAGCTATCCTGCCGTCAGTTCTGTGGAGTGGGTCAAGGATGGAGTGAGCCTCACAGCCAAGGGGCATGTGCTCCAGCTATCCTCAGCAACCTGGAATGATTCTGGGGTCTACACCTGCCAAGCAACAAATAATGTGGGCTCTCTGGCGTCACCCCCACTCAGCCTCCACGTTTTTA CGGCTGAAGTCAAGATGAACCCAGCAGGGCCCATCTTGGAAAATGAGACAGTGACACTCCTCTGTAGCACCCCCAAGGAGGCACCCCAGGAGCTTCGCTACAGCTGGTACAAGAACAACATTCTTCTGGAAGACGCCCATGCCCCAACCTTGCACCTGCCCACAGTCACCAGGGCTGATACTggcttctatttctgtgaagtgCAGAACACCCAGGGCAGTGAGCGCTCCGGCCCAGTGAGTGTGGTGGTCAGAT ATCCACCTCTTACTCCAGCCCTGACCACCTTCTTGGAGACACAGGCTGGCCTTGTGGGCATCTTCCATTGCTCTGTGATCAGCGAGCCCCTGGCTACTGTGGTACTGTCACACGGAGGTCTCACATTGGCCTCCAGCTCTGGAGAAAATGACTTCAACCCCCGATTCAGCATTTCCTCTGCCCCCAACTCCGTGCGCCTAGAAATCCGAGACTTGCAGCCAGCGGACAGCGGGGAGTACACATGCTCAGCCACCAACTCCCTTGGAAAATCAATGTCCAGCCTAGACTTCCATGCTAATG ATCCCCCAAGAAAGCTCACATTCACTGCCAGGCTGGATTTGGATACCTCTGGAGACGGGGATGGACGGCGTGGCATCCTCTTGTGCCAAGTAGACAGTGATCCCCCAGCCCAGCTACGGCTTCTCCACAAAGGTCATGTTGTGGCCACTTCTCTGCCATCAATGTGTGGGAGCCGCTCCCAGCGCATGAAAGTCAGCAGAGCCTCCAACTCACTGCAGGTGGAGATCCAGAAGCCGGTACTAGAGGATGAGGGCATGTACCTGTGTGAGGCTAGCAACACACTGGGCAActcctctgtctcagcctctttcAATGCTAAGG CTACTGTCGTGGTCATCACACCGTCAGATACACTGCGTGAAGGCACAGAGGCCAGCCTAACTTGTAACGTGACCCAGGAGGTTGCCGTCAGCCCTGCCAACTTTTCTTGGTTCCGGAATGGAGTGCTGTGGACCCAGGGACCACTGGAGACTGTGAGGCTGCAGCCTCTGGCCAGGACTGATGCTGCCGTCTATGCCTGCCGCCTCCTCACTGACGATGGGGCTCAGCTCTCGGCTCCTGTGGTCCTAAGTGTGCAGT ATGCCCCAGACCCTCCAAAGCTGTCAGCCCTCCTGGATGTGGGTCAGGGCCACATGGCTGTGTTCATCTGCACTGTGGACAGCTATCCCCTGGCTCACCTGTCTCTATTCCGTGGGGAGCGCCTCCTGGCCACCAGCTTGGAACCCCAACGTCCATCCCATGGTAGAATCCAGGCCAAGGCCACAGCCAACTCCCTGCAGCTAGAGGTCCGGGAACTAGGCCTTGAAGACTCTGGAAACTACCACTGCGAAGCCACAAATGTTCTTGGATCAGCCAACAGTTCACTCTTCTTCCAGGTCAGAG GAGCCTGGGTCCAGGTTTCGCCATCACCTGAGCTCCGAGAGGGCCAGGCTGTGGTCCTGAGCTGCCAGGTGCCCACAGGGTTGCCTGAGGGGACCTCATACCGCTGGTTTCAGGATGGCCGCCCCCTCCAGGAGTCAACCTCATCTATATTGCGCATTGCAGCCATAAGTCTGAGGCAAGCTGGTGCCTACCATTGCCAAGCTCAGGCTCCAGACACAGCTACAGCCAGCCTGGCTGCCCCTGTCAGCCTCCATGTGTCCT ATACCCCACGTCACGTGACACTCAGCGCCCTGCTGAGCACGGGCCCTGGGCGATACGGCCACCTGGTGTGCAGTGCACAAAGTGACCCTCCAGCTCTGCTGCGACTGTTCCACCAGAATCGCCTCGTGGCCTCTACCCTACAAGGCCCGGAGGAATTGGCAAGCAGTAATCCCCGGCTGCATGTGGCTGTGAGCTCCAATGAGTTGCGCCTGGAGATCCAATTCACAGAGCTGGAGGATGGTGGGACCTACACATGTGAAGCCACCAACACACTGGGCCAGGCATCTGCTACAACTGACTTCGATGCCCAGG CTGTGCGTGTGGCCGTGTGGCCCAATGCCACTGTGCAAGAGGGGCAGCAGGTGAACCTCAGCTGCTTGGCGTGGAGCACCCACCAGGACTCACTCAGCTACACATGGTACAAGGGCGGCCAACAACTGCTTGGTGTCAgatccatctccctgcccagcgTTACAGTTTCAGATGCTACCTCCTACCGCTGCGGTGTGGGGCTCCCTGGCCACACaccccatctctccagacctgtgaCCCTGGATGTCCTCT ACGCTCCCCGAAGCCTGCAGCTGACCTACCTCCTGGAGAGCCAGGGCCGGCGGCTGGCCCTGGTACTGTGTACTGTGGATAGTCGCCCACCTGCCCAGCTAACTCTCAGCCACGGTGGCCAGCTCCTAGCCTCCTCCACTGAGGCTTCCGTCCCCAACACCCTGCGTCTAGAGCTTCAGGACCCGAAGCCCAGTGATGAGGGGCTCTACAGCTGCTCTGCCCAGAGCCCACTGGGCAAGGTCAACACATCCCTGGTGCTTCGGCTGGAAG GTGTACGAGTGAGGATGAATCCCTCTGCTACCGTACCCGAGGGGGAGCCTGTCACGGTGACCTGCGAGGACCCTGCTGCCCTCTCACCTGCACTCTATGCCTGGTTTCACAATGGCCATTGGCTTCAGGAGGGACCAGCTTCGTCACTCCAGTTCCCGGTGACGACACAGGCTCATGCTGGCGCTTACTTTTGCCAGGTGCATGATACTCAGGGCACGCGGAGCTCCAGACCTGCCAGCCTGCAAATTCTCT ATGCCCCCCGGGAtgctgtcctgtcttccttccgAGACTCCAGGACAAGGCACATGGTCGTGATTCAGTGCACCGTGGACAGCGAGCCACCTGCTGAGCTGGTTCTCTCCCGCAACAGCGAGGTGCTAGCTGCCAGCCGTGAGCTTCACAGCTCAGCACCCGGGATAAGCCACGTCCAGGCAGCCCGGAATGCTCTTCGACTACAGGTGCAAGACGCGACTTTTGGCGATGGCAACACTTACGTTTGCACAGCCCGGAATACACTGGGCTCCATCAGTACCACCCACAAGCTTCTGAGGGAGACTG ATATACGTGTGACAGCTGAGCCAGGCTTGGATGTGCCAGAGGGCACAGCTCTAAACCTAAGCTGCCACCTCCCTGGTGGCGCCCAGCCCGTGGGCAACTCTTCCTTCACGTGGTTCTGGAATCGCCATCTCCTACATTCAGCTCCTGTGCCCACACTCTCCTTCACCCCTGTGGTCCGGGCTCAGGCTGGGTTGTACCACTGCAGGGCTGAGCTCTCCACTGGGGTTACGACCTCACCTCCAGTCATGCTCCGTGTCCTCT ATCCTCCCAAGACTCCCACTCTCACAGTGTTTGTGGAACCTCAGGGTGGCCACCAGGGCATCCTCGACTGTCGAGTGGACAGTGAGCCCCTGGCCAGCCTCACCCTCCACCTGGGCAGTCAACTAGTAGCTTCTAACCAACCGCACGGCGCTCCCACCCAGCCCCACATCCGAGTCACTGCTCCGCCCAATGCCTTGAGACTGGACATTGAGGAGCTCGGACCTAACAATCAAGGGGAGTATGTGTGCACGGCCTCCAACGCTCTgggctctgcctcagcctcagcctacTTTGGGACCAGAG CcctgcagcagctgcagctgtTCCAGAGGCTGCTCTGGGTCCTGGGATTTCTGGCAGGCTTCCTGGGCCTGCTGCTGGGCCTAGGGGCTTGTTACAGCTGGAG AAAGAAGAATTCTAGCAACCTGAATGTGAACGAGAATTCAGCAGAGATGGCCACTCAGAAAGATAATATCCAG GAGGAGACGGTTGCTGCTGTCTGA